From the genome of Acinetobacter sp. TR3:
CTATTTCTCCGCTACTTCTATCATAGACGTACTGTAGCCAATGCTTATCTTTCTTGTTGCCTACAAATGTCCAAAATTCATCAACTTCCAAGCATTTATAATGAGTTCTTTGAGGAATTACTTCATGATTTGATTGTGTAAGCGTTTTAAGTATCTTGCCAATACTAAACCTCGTAATCTTTGCAATATCCCGAATGCCACAACATCGCACAAGCATAAGCAAAATCAATTTGACCGCTTTTGAATGACAGCCTAAATACGTCAAATTATGGTCACCCACAAACTGCCTATTACATTCTTTACAACGATAGTTTTGCTTACCATCGTGTTTAATGCCATTCTTCTTTATACTTGTACTCTGGCATCGAGGACAATGAAGTTCTATTTCGATTTTCACACATTTAAATATAGCTGAATTGTTCCTCGTTGCCTCCTTTTCTTATGAGCATACTTTTTAGAACACCACCTAATTTCATTCTTTTTTGGCAATTGGAAAAATAATTTGTTAAATTCTCCCCCATGAGAAAACCATATCCCAGCGACATTAGTCGAGAAGCCTTTAAAGAAATTAAACCGTTACTATTGAGCGGAAGAAAACAAACACGTCCAAGAG
Proteins encoded in this window:
- a CDS encoding IS1 family transposase encodes the protein MKIEIELHCPRCQSTSIKKNGIKHDGKQNYRCKECNRQFVGDHNLTYLGCHSKAVKLILLMLVRCCGIRDIAKITRFSIGKILKTLTQSNHEVIPQRTHYKCLEVDEFWTFVGNKKDKHWLQYVYDRSSGEIVAFVWGGRDAHTAQRLKNRLEELGITYDCISSDHWESFIKIFKPDQEGKYYTVGIEGNNCQLRHRIRRAVRRTCCFSKKVLNHVKAFNLGFFYINHSFV